The Brassica oleracea var. oleracea cultivar TO1000 chromosome C7, BOL, whole genome shotgun sequence sequence TGTTCAGAGAGTCGATGCTCCCGTCACTGTAAGTTCTTGCTTTACCCCTATTTCTCGATCTAGGGATTCGATAGTTAAGAGTTATCTGTAAATCAAGAAATGTTCCAAGAAACTGATGTTGATGGTTCAGCAGAATCTTTGCGTTTGATGTATTGGTTCGTTACTGTGTTTATCAGATGGTGTTCATGTGAACAAGTTTTAGTTGTGTCAAGGGCAGTGAAGTTGACAGTAGATACCATTTGTGTTATTATTTTCAAGAATTGCTAATCATTTCTTGGAGATTTTGGTTGTTCTTTGCACTGGAATAGCTGTGTGGTGATATCCATGGGCAGTTCTATGACATGATGGAGCTTTTCAAAGTTGGAGGTGATTGCCCCAAGACCAACTACTTGTTTCTTGGCGATTTTGTTGATCGTGGATACTACTCTGTTGAGACGTTTCTGCTTCTACTCGCTCTCAAGGTAAACACTCTTGACGTTGTTTTATACTTTGTACTAGGCCATGTTTCTTTGAATCACTTAAATGGGTTGCTTTGATATCCTCTCAGGTTAGATATCCAGACCGTATAACTCTCATCAGAGGAAACCACGAAAGCAGGCAAATCACACAGGTGGGTGAATGCAGTCTCTCATTGACAATTTTGGTTCTTGTGTATATATTCAAGAGTATTTACACAGTTTGTTTTTAGTAGGTTTATGGATTTTATGATGAGTGTTTGCGTAAGTATGGTTCTGTAAATGTCTGGAGATACTGCACCGATATTTTTGACTACATGAGGTACTTGCTCACCGCACGCATTTCCACCTTTATGTGTTTCAGTTTTTGGGATCTCTGATGCTAAAATAATGCGACTCTTTTTATATGTACAAAAGTCTTTCAGCTGTTGTTGAGAACAAGATATTCTGTGTTCATGGCGGTCTCTCGCCAACTATTAATACTCTTGATCAGGTTGATGGAAAAATCTCTCTCCCCTCTCTCTCTCTCTCTCTTTGTTGATATTGTCAGAAGTTTCAACTAAGATTGAGTTAACTGACGGGGACGTTTATGGCAGATCAGGACAATTGACCGGAAGCAAGAAGTGCCACATGATGGTGCCATGTGTGACCTCCTATGGTCTGATCCCGAGGATATAGTTGAGGGATGGGGATTGAGTCCTCGTGGAGCTGGATTCCTTTTTGGCGGCAGTGTTGTCACGACTTTTAACCACACAAACAACATAGACTACATAGGACGAGCACATCAACTAGTTATGGAGGGTTACAAATGGATGTTCGATAGCCAGATTGTGACAGTGTGGTCAGCTCCAAATTACTGTTATAGGTAAATAAGATACTCAGGACCGTCTGTGTATCCTTTTAGTTTGATATTTGCATTTAACTCGTATTTCAATGATGATCCAGATGCGGTAATATTGCTTCAATTCTAGAGCTGGACGAGAACCTAAACAAAGAGTTCCGTGTGTTCCAGGCAGCCCAGCAGGTACGACCACTTTTGATAATGTTTTCTACTTGTCATTCTTATACCCTATGATCACTAACACACTCTAAATGCAGGACTCGAGAGGGCCTCCCGCCAAAAAACCTGCCCCTGACTACTTCCTATAATGTGACAACCCTACTCCCAAGAGTAAAACCGAGGAAGAGAACCACAACTCGTTCATGAGTTGTTTTCATTTGAGGCATAGTTGAAGAAGTCTATACAGTACAATTGTTTCAGGCGAGATCTACTTAGGCCATCGAACTGGGGTTATTTGAAAACAAGATATTGTTGAAATAGATTTTCTCTTTGTAATGGTTGTAGTTAAAAGAGTGTTCTTGTCATAATTCAAGTTTGTATTTCCTTGGGATATAAAGACCTCAAACAATTTTGAAGCTCAGAGTTACTTCAATAGAAACTCCACAGGAACCGTTATGGCAGAACGAATGGTTGGTTGGCTCATGCCTGGATTATTGCCATTTGATAGGAACTTGCCAAGAAGATGAAGATAAGAATTAGCCGAGTTAGTATTCCTCCAAAGATTTTTATTTCATCAACAAATAATACATACTCTCTGACATAGTCTTTTGAGTATGATGCAGACTGTCATATAAAATGAATGAGAGACAAGATTTAACAGTGAAGAGAGGCAAAGGTATTGTTTGTTCCACACCGCGATAGGGATAACAAAACAGATATGTTTGAAGAGGTATACACAGAAAGAGCGAGCAGACAATCAAATCCGTGCATTGGGTTGCCTAGTTGGAGTAGATGGGTGTCTACTCAACCTCGCTTAGGATAGGGACAATGAGAGGCTTCATCTGCGCAATGTATACAATTGCCCACCTGCCCAAAACAAAGAAATAAAAACAACGATTCAGTGATATAAGATAATGGGACAACGAGACAGATGATCGATCACAGCACAGAGGTGGGTGAGNNNNNNNNNNNNNNNNNNNNNNNNNNNNNNNNNNNNNNNNNNNNNNNNNNNNNNNNNNNNNNNNNNNNNNNNNNNNNNNNNNNNNNNNNNNNNNNNNNNNNNGGGGGTAACAGTTGGAGATTGGTCTAATGTTCATGTTGTGGAAGCTTGTCTAACATGAATGCAAAATCATTGACTTCAGATAAGTTTCACAGAGACGTGACTCATCTCCTACTAAAAACTGTTGAGATATTACATTTTTCTATTCACAAGAAAACTGGAAGTAGCAAAGCCTAGAAGGATCTCTATCTCTATCTCTCATTAGCTAATGTTGGATGGAGGTGAGGAAACAAAGGATGAACCATGGGTGCAAATGCAAAAGTAAAAGATAAAAAGAGAGCATGAAACATAATAAAAAACTTACATCATCCAACAGCACACAGTGGCTGTAATGACCAAAGTAAAATGTAGCCTGTTCCACAAAACAAAGACAAAAGACTTTGATAAATTTACCCCAACCGAGAATGGTTATCAAAAAAAAAAAAAGTATGGAGAATCTAACAAAAGTCAATGATCGATTCTAAAGGCGCAAAGAGATAAATAAATGATTCGAACTACTGAATCGATCCCGGAGAACCAAACTAAACGGCATTAACATTGACGTAGCAACACATTACCGACCGGCTAATGATAATTACTTATAAGATTGAGACGAAATCAAAAAACATTACAGATTGGTGGAGGGGCCTTGGTTGAAGCAGATCCTTGTGAATATCGACGCAATGATTCCCACGACAGCGAATATTAAGGATGTCACAAGGAAAGCCATCTCTGATCCTGAATGATCCCAAAGCCACAAAGAATTACACGTTTCAGAATCAATGCGATAAGATTGAAAAGAAATAGGAAAAAAGAGATATCTCTCTCACAGATCGGAA is a genomic window containing:
- the LOC106306382 gene encoding V-type proton ATPase subunit e2-like, whose product is MAFLVTSLIFAVVGIIASIFTRICFNQGPSTNLLHFTLVITATVCCWMMWAIVYIAQMKPLIVPILSEVE
- the LOC106306380 gene encoding serine/threonine-protein phosphatase PP-X isozyme 1-like isoform X2, translating into MSDLDRQIEQLKRCEPLSESEVKSLCLKAMEILVEESNVQRVDAPVTLCGDIHGQFYDMMELFKVGGDCPKTNYLFLGDFVDRGYYSVETFLLLLALKVRYPDRITLIRGNHESRQITQVYGFYDECLRKYGSVNVWRYCTDIFDYMSLSAVVENKIFCVHGGLSPTINTLDQIRTIDRKQEVPHDGAMCDLLWSDPEDIVEGWGLSPRGAGFLFGGSVVTTFNHTNNIDYIGRAHQLVMEGYKWMFDSQIVTVWSAPNYCYRCGNIASILELDENLNKEFRVFQAAQQDSRGPPAKKPAPDYFL
- the LOC106306380 gene encoding serine/threonine-protein phosphatase PP-X isozyme 1-like isoform X1, coding for MSDLDRQIEQLKRCEPLSESEVKSLCLKAMEILVEESNVQRVDAPVTLCGDIHGQFYDMMELFKVGGDCPKTNYLFLGDFVDRGYYSVETFLLLLALKVRYPDRITLIRGNHESRQITQVYGFYDECLRKYGSVNVWRYCTDIFDYMSLSAVVENKIFCVHGGLSPTINTLDQIRTIDRKQEVPHDGAMCDLLWSDPEDIVEGWGLSPRGAGFLFGGSVVTTFNHTNNIDYIGRAHQLVMEGYKWMFDSQIVTVWSAPNYCYRCGNIASILELDENLNKEFRVFQAAQQDSRGPPAKNLPLTTSYNVTTLLPRVKPRKRTTTRS